In a single window of the Eriocheir sinensis breed Jianghai 21 chromosome 61, ASM2467909v1, whole genome shotgun sequence genome:
- the LOC126986100 gene encoding piggyBac transposable element-derived protein 4-like encodes MHFSHTIVFIYIIYQNMTFFSPMFIKSTMRLFRLSGLGNDDVGGGRSDCETDYNSTDSDYNIDNEYSSLDDVSETGRGPFDDDTDSETDDDQRLGTEPRGVTVDDDNQNRGIPVCDPSVFSFAWSEGSDFVPDLHAFRNEGRGLTEDWPCDDQARECDYFRAFVDNEILDFIAAQSNDYYHYKYPPGAFLWPFSKVRQWVDTTRDELIVFFALIMLMPLCKRLNRQEYWRNDNLSIPLFRKYITRDRFSLLSKFLHFADNNHPSNSDPIWKVRDVFRMILSRFSKYFDPFQKMVIDESLVLFKGRLSFKQYIPTKRHRFGIKLFVLCDCETGLVVDMSVYTGKDVDIPKVGKKNPPGMSGAVVMKMMAPYIGEGRILYTDNWSIPALLSVSSYMTTKRGHVGLYG; translated from the coding sequence atgcatttttcacacaccattgtattcatatacattatatatcagaACATGACGTTCTTTTCTCCTATGTTTATAAAATCTACAATGAGACTTTTTCGTTTATCAGGTCTTGGAAACGACGATGTGGGTGGCGGCCGGTCAGACTGCGAGACTGATTACAACAGCACTGATTCTGACTATAATATTGACAATGAGTATTCTTCTCTTGACGATGTCAGTGAGACAGGACGTGGACCGTTTGACGACGACACTGACAGTGAGACTGACGACGACCAAAGACTGGGCACTGAGCCTAGGGGGGTAACTGTTGATGATGACAACCAGAACAGGGGGATACCAGTGTGTGATCCCTCAGTCTTTTCCTTTGCGTGGTCGGAGGGGTCAGACTTTGTACCAGACCTCCATGCCTTTCGGAATGAGGGGAGAGGTTTGACTGAAGACTGGCCGTGCGACGACCAGGCAAGGGAGTGCGACTACTTCCGTGCTTTTGTTGATAATGAGATTTTGGATTTCATTGCTGCTCAGTCAAATGATTACTATCATTATAAATATCCACCAGGAGCGTTCTTATGGCCCTTTTCCAAAGTACGGCAGTGGGTGGATACCACGCGAGATGAGTTGATTGTCTTTTTCGCTCTTATTATGTTGATGCCTCTTTGTAAGCGGCTGAATCGACAAGAATATTGGCGGAATGACAATCTCTCAATCCCCTTGTTCAGAAAGTATATCACTAGGGACAGGTTTTCATTGCTGTCAAAGTTTTTACACTTTGCAGACAATAATCACCCTAGCAACTCTGACCCTATCTGGAAGGTGAGAGATGTATTTAGGATGATCCTTTCACGGTTCAGTAAATACTTCGATCCCTTTCAGAAAATGGTCATTGATGAGTCCCTAGTATTATTCAAGGGTCGCCTCAGCTTCAAACAGTATATCCCGACTAAAAGACATCGCTTTGGGATAAAACTATTCGTTCTTTGTGACTGTGAAACTGGGTTAGTTGTTGACATGTCTGTTTACACGGGCAAAGACGTGGATATACCAAAAGTCGGTAAGAAGAACCCTCCAGGCATGTCTGGCGCTGTTGTCATGAAAATGATGGCACCATACATAGGTGAGGGCCGCATTCTGTATACTGACAATTGGTCTATACCAGCCCTGCTCTCTGTCAGTTCCTACATGACCACAAAACGGGGTCATGTGGGACTGTACGGATGA